One Loxodonta africana isolate mLoxAfr1 chromosome 4, mLoxAfr1.hap2, whole genome shotgun sequence genomic region harbors:
- the LOC100655325 gene encoding taste receptor type 2 member 10, producing MLSAIEHTLIFITVCESVLGVLGNGFIGVVNCIDCVKNKKFSTIGIILTGLAISRICLIWIIVTDGFLKMYSPDMNVSSDLINYISYLWVIIGQASIWFATSLSIFYFLKIANFSHRIFLWLKGRLNRVLPLFVGFLLVSWLLTFPQTVKIVNDYRFLKRNRTWQLNMSKSEFFMNQVFLNLGNIFFFTLSLITCFLLICSLWRHNRRMQMNVTGSRDSSTEAHIRTMKILLSFIILFILHFIGIAIEISYLTVPENKLLFISGMTATIIYPWGHSFILILGNNKLKQASLRGLQQLKGYCLQFFTVTNKSNLSTVDINAIC from the exons ATGCTGAGTGCCATAGAGCACACCCTCATTTTTATTACAGTTTGTGAATCAGTTTTGGGGGTTTTAGGGAACGGATTTATTGGAGTTGTAAACTGCATTGACTGTGTCAAGAATAAGAAGTTCTCTACAATTGGCATCATTCTCACTGGCTTGGCTATTTCCAGAATTTGTCTGATATGGATAATAGTAACAGATGGATTTTTAAAGATGTATTCTCCAGATATGAATGTCTCCAGTGACCTAATTAACTACATTAGTTACTTATGGGTAATTATTGGTCAAGCAAGTATCTGGTTTGCCACCAGCCTCAGCATCTTTTATTTTCTGAAGATAGCAAATTTTTCCCACCGCATTTTTCTCTGGCTAAAGGGTAGACTTAATAGGGTTCTTCCCCTTTTTGTGGGATTCTTGCTGGTTTCATGGTTACTTACTTTTCCACAAACAGTTAAAATTGTTAATGATTATAGATTCTtgaaaagaaacagaacatggcAGCTCAACATGAGTAAAAGTGAATTCTTTATGAACCAGGTTTTCCTCAACCTGGGAAACATTTTCTTCTTCACTCTATCCTTGATTACATGTTTCTTGTTAATCTGTTCACTTTGGAGACACAACAGGAGGATGCAAATGAATGTCACAGGATCCAGAGATTCCAGCACAGAAGCTCATATTAGAACAATGAAAATTTTGCTGTCTTTTATCATCCTCTTTATCTTGCATTTTATAGGCATTGCCATAGAAATTTCATATCTTACTGTGCCAGAGAATAAACTGCTGTTTATATCTGGCATGACAGCAACAATCATCTATCCCTGGGGTCACTCATTTATCCTAATTCTAGGAAACAACAAGCTAAAGCAGGCCTCTTTGAGGGGACTGCAGCAATTAAAGGgct ATTGTCTCCAGTTTTTCACTGTTACGAATAAATCTAATTTGAGTACTGTGGATATTAATGCTATTTGTTGa